Within Cololabis saira isolate AMF1-May2022 chromosome 14, fColSai1.1, whole genome shotgun sequence, the genomic segment AATCAGTGGTACCACCAAGGCTCATGTTGAAAACACGCTCCACAACTCCAGACGGTTCATATGGACAGGGCTTAAGGAGCCTGGAGCTGATACCGCCTGGTCCAGCTGCTTCCCTCGCTTCCATCCTCTCGAGCTTGTTTCTCACCTGGTCTACTGTGAAGGACAGGAGTGGGGGATGAGTGGCTCCATCTTGGTGTGAAGTGGTTGTCAGTCAACCTGAagtaatctaaaaaaaaactgaacgaTTTCAACCAACATAACTATTTTGAAGCTCAGAATTCAGCATTTTGGCTGTTTGAAACCAGGTAAGTGGTAGCGTGATCTGCGTAAAGTACTGCTGCTTGTCGCTCACAAGGTTAAAATTAATTCTGCTTAATTGTATATTTCTAGTCCAAATGGAACCAACACAGAAAAGGGCATGTATATGTCTTTGATAAgacataacattttaaattgagaCCAAACACTTGACAGAATGAGATGTTTTCTGTTAGTTTTATACAGACACGCAAATGTAGTTGGGCCCTGATGCCCTTTTAAATATAGTTTGAAAGCACCatattactattatttatttgattacttttttatttcaataaagGCTATAGTGTGCATGCACATctctgctgcacacacacacaggtttaCAGGGTAGGACGGTGACCTTCACGAGGTTGCTGCGCGGAGGTCTGGGCATGTTAATTTATGTGCAGACCAAAACCACTGGGAAACTATAGTGAACTGCATTTTTATTGTGCTGATTAACTGCTTTGCCCATCTTTTAATTTCACTGGTTGTTGAacagaggagaagaggagaaaaatattGCGTTGTCTGTATTTATAAGGGATACAGCTGAACTTGATTTAAAAACTCAAGCTTATATTATAATACAGGTGATTTTATTTGCTCTAAAAAAGTCTTATCTTCCTTCAACACAACCAAATACCTTTTAAATTTCATACAGCTTTGCACTTAATTCAGAAATAAATCagtattctggttactgaataGTTAAGATACGAATTACAGAGAACTCAGCACAAAAACTGAAACAAGCACCTTTTCTAAACATATAACTGATATCATAATCCCCCCCCCCTATTCTTTACTCACCAAGACAGAGTCATGGATCTGAAAGGATTAATTTCCAATGCTTGTCTTCTCCACTTGTGCTCCAGGATCAGCCAACATCAATGACCGCAGCATGCTGGGCAGCAGAGACAGCGAGCTGGCAGTGTTTGTGCAGGACGAGGAGAGGGTCCCATCCATCATGGGAGGAGAGGAGTACGAGGCCGGGCCGCTCACACTCGCTCTCCGCAAAGAGTGCTTCAGGTCTGAGCTAAATGTGTTCGTCCTGAAATAACATCCATTAATGCCCACAAGCTTTTACTACCTCTGAACATGGACCGGGTTTTGAAGGAAGTTTGTAAAATACCTCCCTGTTACATACTCCTGGCATTGAGTGAAACCTGTAATGATatacttttgtttggtttttattcATCTGGTGAAAAGTGTACGCAGTTTAAATGACATCATATGAGTGAGACGTGAGACTTTTAACCCGTGTTTATTTTCTCTGATGCTACAGTGTTCTTGTTGGAGCTGCTTCAGACCCCAGCATCAACGTAGACGATCCCATCAGCGATGACTTCTTCTTCCTGGTCTGGAACCAAACTGCTAAACTGAACACTTCTATTTATGACAAGGTAGAAATACAGTCCGAAGACACGTCTTAACCACCATCAGTTTGAGTTTGGGTTAATTGTATCGTTGCATCCTCGCTGGTTCTGCAGGTCTTCAAATGCCTGCCCTTCAGCACGGTGTGCAGCACGCGGGACCTGAAGGAGTACAGCAGCCAGGACCGCCTCTGCGACACCGACCCCGAGCAGGCGGCAGAGGAGCTGAAGGCCGTCCGAGGGCTGCTGGTTCACTTCCCCCTGAAGTTCCTGTGTGAGGAAAACCTCCTGCCGGCTCTGAACACTAAGGAGGGCATGGCTCCTGCAGAGCTGTGGACGTAACCGCGCTTCCACCCAGATCAGACCACTACATGACTGCGTCACAACTAATCTCTAACTAATAACCAGCATAACACACTAGAGTAGTTACACCACCAAACACTTCGGCTGTGGGAGAAAAGCCACCTCTAGGAATTGTATTTGTCCATCTCTCATGTGAAGTCTGTCCACAGCTGCTGAAATGCTGATATATTATTCTCATTGATAATCTGTTAGTACAGTAGATGAACCCTTGCGGGCCAATTTATTAATGATGCCAGAGTCTGCCTCGTAACTTCTACAGTATAATCTCATCTCCGGGGCCAGTGGTGTTGCGTCTCTTACATAAATGAATGTATTTCTCTGGAGACGACTGCCAGGTTGTTTTGGAAATCGAGCATCTCACATGATCTGGGAACATAGTGTACATTTGTTGGTGCAGCATTTTttttgggtgggtgggtggctctgtctctttctctttctgtctctctctcgcGGCGCGCTCTCACTCTCTCCCTCTCAGGCTTCACCTCTCACTGCAGTGCCAGCAAATCTGTCAGAACATTTGTGGTTGTTATGGTGACAGATATAAAGAGATGAGAGGATCGTAGCTGCAATAAAGACTGGATGGGGCAGGCAAAGGAGAGTGCTGATACGAGGGATAACTCACCAAAATCAAGATGTTGCACcagaaaaacagaaagtgaTGTCTTGATCAAAGAATGAAGTATTTCTGTGGAGGCAAAAattattttcatatttaatgtggagggaaaaaaaacgtaagtgcgaaaaagaaaagggggcaAGATATTTTAAGTATGCTACGCTGAGTTACTGTTAATTTTGGCATTTCGCtacgtcaccatggcaaccgagAGAATGATCGTTTCACTGTGTCGTGTGCAGTCTACAGCAGAACATTAAATTTGACCATTGCACAGCTTTTTCCAACGTCGAGAGCAGCGGCCAGGAAATGTCCACCTTGTCTTTGTCCGCAGACATCGACACATTTGTTGTTGTccaacttaaagtaaaataaagtgACTGGCATAGATTTTTAATACTGGGATTACCAGTTTGGGGCATCGTGAGACCATGTTTTAACCAGCAAGGATAATGATTGATATTAGACTATATAGCGTAGGGGGATGACCACTGTTGATAAGTTTGTGAATGTCTTGCATCGTGCAACTTTAAAGCATTTATATTGTAGAAAGGCAATCATCTCCCTTTTGAAACATCTTGTATCCATGCAGCATCACATACTGCAAATACTATCTTCCACATGAGGGAACACAAGTTATGGTTTACCTGGAGACAGAAGATGTAGGTGACAGAGGTGAGGGTGAAGGGTCATTTCTGGTACCTACATTTGCACAGATGGGGAGTCAATGTATCTCTGGACAGGTTTTTTGTGAACCCCGTCTTTTTTGAGGATTTAGAGAGCATTAGCACatatatatgtttttctttttgttagcaGAGCAGTGAGATGGTCCTTTTgtgtgtagtagcagtagcaaaaaaaaaacaaatctgatACGAGACAACTTGGAATGCACAACATTAGCATAAGTTCATGATCCCAAAAATGCTTAAACTTGTTGAACCTACTATATGACGAAGCGAGTGAAAGTGCAGACAGTTGTGTAAGCCCTTGACACGTCTCCAGAGGTCAACAACACCACGTCGGTGGTTTCAGTGCAAACCTGACTGATAAAGGATGCGTCATGTGAACGCTGCCCCGCTCTACCAAGCAGCTTGACAGGGACGCCACTCAAACCATCAGTGTTTAGAAACGCTGCTTTACTAAAAAAATTCACTTACTTCAAAAATACCCACACTTTCCTGTGGAAGTTAATACAAGCCACTGAGCCTGCTAGATTAGATGTTAGCATCTTTCACGTAACACGAAATTGGGGTTTTTAAGTGCTTTTCTTTGTTGTGGTTCATTGTGTCTTTGATATACTGAGAAGTGACCTTACACTGTTTCTATTATGAATTGTATTTCCTATTGGACTAATAGCCAGCTATACTACTTATTTTGTATGAATGTTCcactaattgaaaaaaaaaatcatgtttaaAATAATCTCTTAACATTTTTAAACCTTGTTGATGCACATGTGTAGATAGGTTCTTACTTTTTGAAATGGGCCACTAACTCTCAGGGGGGGACGTCTCTAAATAATCTGACGTAATCATTTTAGCACAGTTAGAAGCAGTTTATATTATAATTTacaatatgttgttttttttgtttgtttaagtaACTTGTTTTATTGTACTAAACGTAATATCTGCTCTTACTTTAATTCAAAATAATGTCCAAAATGACAAGTGTCCCATGTGTTGTTTAATAAAAtactaacaagaatatttgcgTTGTTGGATGGCGTTGTAAGCGACATTACCatcaaatacaaataatataacgtTTTTTACGATTATGTCAAATGTTTTGTATGAGACCATGTAAATGTTTAATAGTGTATGTTGAATCATGTCATTCCTCTGTCTACAATATCGATGGAAAAGGTCAAAGGTTGCCTTCCATCACCATAAATAAGACCAAATCTGCCAAATCACAACACATTGCAATCCAAAACTAAtgattaaatgtaaaaaaaaaaaaaaaaaaagtttacaaaACAAAGGTTATTTTTCCTGATATCTCATATGCATGCAAATAAAGTATTTTAAGTAGCATAttctgttgtgttttttctttcagaGGTGAAACAATGTCATGAGGTCTTAAAGAAATGTGAGAAATGCTTTGGTCAGCTGCCAGAGAGATATAGAGATACAGCTCCcttttcaaccatttctttaCAGCAGGTTTCACAGTAGCTGATTTTAGTGGGTGGAGTCAGAACCACACCTCaccctcttcccttccttcaaAAGGTTTGCCTGTTTTATAATTGgtgttgctgtctttaattACTTCCCTAGTATCTACAACCTACTTCCAAAGTACAGCAAACCGCAGCATGATGGGAAGTTGAGTAAAGGTAAGACCGGGAAACTTGATGATTCTGCTCAGATCCCGGTTTGTGGTGTCATAGTTCCTTGAAAATTTGAAAAGCTCACTGAATTACATATTTTCAGACTCAGGTAAGGGAGAGTAAGGTGTTGCGTCAGAGTTTTGTGAGCTAGTAGTGACTACACACACTAATAATGTGACTTATTTACATGATACGCCCTCGTTAATAGAGGTTGCATTATTCAAACAAGAAATGAAGGTAGATCTTAATGTTTACATGTTTATTAAATGGGAAATCCACTGCTGCAGACCCTCCATTTTATCTTAGACCAAACTGCCTTGCTGAGAAATAAAACATGCATTATTCAAAACCATAATGATCTCCCAAAGACAAAGCAGATCTGCCTCAATGGAAGAATAACTGGCAATCATAAGCTCTTAAGATGATCTTAAGATCTTACATCTAAACATTAGAGTGATAAGATTAGTTGATGGAAAAAGTCAGAACTGTTTGATTATACTGCAGTTTTTCCTGTAATATAACTTTATTGGCTGTGATCAAGAAGGTGAGTGCAGGGACATGTATGCCTGGGGACGAGCCCACATGATCAGACTCTGTCAGGTCGAGGTCCAGTCCGCGTTGCGGGTCGTTTGTCCCTGCTGCGCCGCCGTAGCCCTTGAGCAGGCTCAAACCTCGCAACTGGACATTcctaagaataaaacaaattaattttgAGTGAATAATTTGATAGTTCTTACAAAATACTATATTCACAAGTATCGCTACACTAAATCTTCATGGACTGCtcttaataattaaatctcCTTATTTCAACAGTGTCTAAAACACATTAATACTCCCCTTGCAGTTGAATTGTATACTCTGATTACAACTGTCGTTTTATCCTTACCCGCTGTACTTGTCAATAtgattttccttctttatttattatttaagtactcatttttcattcatttgtttatttattttttccctcattcttttttattttttttttcttgttatatttatttattttcttcctttctatGGAACGCTGAAAcagtcacaatttaaaaaataataattaaataaatcattgaataaatgtacaatgaaataaatacaattggaaatacatacatatatactttatttaatactgtatacaattaaataattaaatgtataattaaataattaaatggtGAATATATTTCATTGGATATACATTAGTCTAAGTTTAAATGATGTGCTTCACCCAATGCAGGAACcttgaaataattaaatatgtaatgaaataatgaaatatatatccaatgaaatattcaaaaattaattatttatggacacatttaattatttcattgtattttaaataaattatatatttatgtacttccatttttatttatttcattgtacatttatttaatgatttaatgaatcaattaattatttaattttgacCATTCCATACAGCCAATGCAGGAACCAtgaaataatgaaatatgtaatgaaataatgaaatatatatccaatgaaatattcaaattttaagTATTTAATGACACGTTTAATTATTTCattgtatattaaataaattatatatttatgtatttccaattttatttatttcattgtacatttatttaatgctttaattaattcattatttatttaattttgactgTTTCAGCATTCCATactatgtatttatttcattgtgcATTTGtttaatgattgaatgaatgtattatttatttaattttgactgTTTCAGCCTTCCATATGATTGTTCTCTCAATCTGACGTAGCCTACTTATGTTTACATCTGAGTTTGTCATTGTTcctgttaaataaagtaaaaaaaaaaaaaaaaaagaaaaaaaaaagaaacctcgCAACAGGACTAAACCTGGAGGTGGGAGGGAGGACCTGGGTGGCAAAACATGGCGAAATAACAAGTTTCGCCCTTTCTCCGCAGGTAGAAACTGCGCTGGACTGCGTTTAGTTGTATTTATGATCACATTTGCACTCGGGGCGGCGGTAAACTTGCAGAAGAGGGCCAGATAAGTGCTGCGGCGGCTGGCCAGGACACAGTGGCCGCCTGTGTTTTCCCCGGAAGGCTGGCGGTGCTGGGCGCGACTGTCAACACGGATGAAATAAAAGAGCGAAAGTTTATTCTGGAAAAGGAAAAATCTTAGCCGCGGCCGCGCGCACCTGAGGCGGTTCGGACGCGGGCGCGCGCGCTGGCAGAACCTGACGGATCATTTCAAGTCGCGGGGAAGAGTTTGGACAACTGCGCACGCAAGGGGGGAGCCGTGTGCTtgttctgtatttatttattcaccaGTCCTTTTCACAGCTCGTAATTCTTCCAGGGAAATAGGGCTCATAATGCCAGCCTGAGGCTCGGTTCTGGTGCTGTGCGGACCGACCCGGACGCCATCACATCAGACGTTGCGTTGCAGAGCCGTGACTgctgtttttctacttttattggCACAACGAGGACTATCCCAGTGGGACATTAGACGTTTAGTTTTCTTTTCCTCGGCGTGCGTCATTTACGCAAATGTCTCGTCAGAATAAACGCAGCAAGGTGGAGGTGCGTTTAGGTTTGTTGTGATGGCTGCCTAACAGCGACGGAAACAGCTCTCTCAAATATCTACACTGCATTCCTTTCATTTAGTGcgtagtttttgtttgttttaaacctGATATTTAATTGTTGGGAGGAAACATTATATCCGTCGGCCAGGTTGACGTGGGCTAGCCAGCTGGGAGCGTCTGTGCCAGCTCGGACATGGATCTGCTCGTCTAGGATTTATCCCAGAAAGCCGGTTTACTGTACAATCTGCATACAATAAGCCATTCTAAACTGAAAAGCAGCCCCGAAGTTGTACTTGTTACGTCACAAGTTTCTGCAAGTATGTCTGAAAACGCCCCCACACGAAGCCTGGACGACATCGACCTCGCAGCTCTGCGGGTGAGTATCTCCACTGTTCCTGCACGACCACGGCtcaagcctggattatggttctgcgttaaatcgacgcagagcctacggcgtacggcgcgcgtcgccgcgtaccttacgccgtaggctctgcgttggtgtaacgcggaaccataaatcagccttgggTGCTGTGGTTGTGATGGCTTTTCTTATGTCATGCGAGTTTCTAACAACAAGCACAACCGTACACCCACGCAAGGAAGCTCAGGTGAAATAAACACCCCTCTGGCCGGGTGTTGGAGGCAGCTGTTCTGTTTACAATCACCAAACAGATCATCATCCCTGACAACTTTCTGTGTGGTGTGTTAAAATTCAAGAAATAAAGGGAAACATGACAGCCATGGCTTTTACAGGCTTTGGTTGTCATGAAGAATTTTATTGTGTTACCACATACTTTGGACTACCATTTATATCTTGTTGGACCATTTTCTGTAAGTGAATCCAAGCTTTGCAGAAATATTTCTTTGTGGGAATTACTGTCTCACGTGAAGCTGAAATTTAAAACGTGCAAATGTCACTTAATTTCCTGATCCTAATATAAAGTGTCAGAAAAGCTTGTAAGCTTTTCCATGAGGCTTAATCCGTCCCAGTTTTCCTAACTTTTATCTGATCTTTGAAAGTTGCAACACATGGGTACAACCCTTGGTGGTTCTCACTTCATCTGTGTAAAATTTTAAATATTGAACCAATGAATTTATTTCAGACAAttaccacaaaagtgattggtaaacagtatttacaaaagaacaatcccaaacaacatatacataTTCACCAGTATTAGTTCATCGTCgctatatatattcatatataaatttgtacataatagaaaaataatataagCAAAAATTCCAATTGAATAAACTTGTAAGTATTTATACCTTCAGATATGACATTGATTGATGGAAATTGTCTGAAAAGGGGTATTAAGAAGCAAAACTTATTTATCGCGGttcagtaagaaaaaaaacaagtttaataGTAATTTCTCACATGCATGTTGATATATCATCGGTGATATATAGAGGTTGGTAGCTACTAGTTGGACCCAGGTTAGAGGTCTTTCCCACTTCTCCTTGGATATAATTGGTGGCAATAGTAGTTTTCTTTAATACTAATTTAGCTGTTTCCGTCCAATCAATGGGCGTTCCCTTATTTATTTGAAGTTACTGTTTGAGCAGTGTCGGcactgtttcttttgtttttgaagtCTTGCCACCAAAATCTGCCAGAGATAAGTGTGAAAGGGTTGTTGTGATTTCAGAAACTCACCAGGGACTCAAGTACATACTCTTATCAAACAGAAGTTGTGTATTCAGTTTAGTGCCCATCCCCAACTTAAATGCATTCTTGAGCTCGTACTAATGTGTGGCAGGCTTCTTCAAGAAACATTTTTACTTGAACCTACTTGAACTATGTCAGATTTAGCATGAATGGTTATCATTTGCATTATTCTTTGCAGGACATCTTTATCATTATTTTAGAAGTGTTAAAATCCTTGTCGGGTCTATTTACAGCATCATTGTGTCTTAAAGTGCAGTGAAACAGTTTTAGAACAAACAGTTTCTTTCTTTTGGAGCACAAAAAGATAATCTCAGTCTCTAATTTGAAGAAATTTTCAGTGGAAGGACTCTGTTTTACATAACTACAGTTGACCCACACAGGTCCCAAGTAATCAGCTTGGCAGAAATGCCTAATTCACATTCTTTTTGATCAGCATTATTTATAACaggatatatttaaaaaaaaaagaagcagtgtATGAGTTTCCTCTCTTTtggtaaatgttttatttttaagttaAAACACGTTTTGAGTGTTTGTGTAACATTGGCTGCTTACTAACTATGACAATAAGTTCCTTGGAAACGAAACGCATTAGTAATTTAGACATTTGATTTTACTTTGTTGCAAATAGTTTGCAACAAAATATGTTTGGCACGGATAAGCTAACAGAGGTGTGTGAGCATTGGTTActgtaacataaaataaaaaaaatcttttattaaatgattacagaaatacaagctagatttccttttttcacattttaataatttttcattGAAGGGTTGAGATTGTGACTTTTGCTGATATCTACAGCTTTGTAACCACAGGCCAGttattttcctttgcatcttTCAAGACTTCCTGCATCAGTGTGTTAGCACCCTCACAGGAAATGAGTTGTCAACTTCCTCTTGGACCGCCACCGCTTTATTTTATGCTGATGCACTCTAAAACAGGATTATTAAGACTTGATATTTGAGTCAATGAATTGTGTCGTTAATCGAGGTTGACCTCAAGTGTATTGAGATTATTCATCAACATAACACATCTAAACATCAGAGTTATCATTTTCAGTGCATGTTTCTTATTCCAGATTTATCTTTCGGTCACCTAGAGTTGTACGGcgcctttttaaaaacatttattttattttattttatttttattattgtgcGAGGTGTGCTTGGACTAAAATTGTACCCTTCCTTGACTTTCAACTCATTCCTCCCATCCCACTCTCTGCTGGACGTGAGTGAAGCTGCCGCCTCTGCCTCACCGCCTACTCAATCATTACATTATTCCCTTCTATGCCGTCGTTCTTTACCCTCCCATTTTACGTCACACTTCTGTTCCTATTCACAACCCGCTTCAGATCTCTGTTGTTGCTCACTTTATCATCAAAGATGGTCATCATTTTTTAGTTTTAACTGCCAGATTCTTCCAAAATATAAATGTTATTGTTCATTTGCATTCTTCCactgaaaagaaaatcttcccatTGGTGTTGAAGGCAGAAAACTGATCACTGGAAGTGGATGAAAGCAGGATAGGTCATGGTGTACGTTCTAAACCCAAAGCAGCAGTCTCACCACCCACACATCTTCTTAAAGCCATATTGAAATTCCCTGAAAGTGGAACTGGTTGTCATTTTCCTTCGTttcaggggggagggggggttgcaTAATTTTGTCAAAGCAACCTACGACTTATTAGTGTCGGTAGAATATGTGTTCACAGCTTTGAAACATAAAATAATGACTCAAGCAAAGATCCTAAAGTTCTGTCCATGTTGTCATGAATAATCTTTGCATATCCAACCTTTTTAGTGattctgtttcttcttctttgtcaAGTCCTGAAGGTGGCAAGAAAGCATGTGGCTAGGAAGTTTGAACCTAGTTGGTCTTTAAAGGgtgaaaaatgatttaaaatgactCCAATGTAAACATTACAAACAGTATTATCTTTACAAAACAATTAAATGTCTGTCACAGTGGTTTTGATGGAGCCTATCGATCTGCAAACATCCTCACTTTGATATTGcagcttgtaaaaaaaaagatcttatccagatctttttttttcatcacctCCTCACCAGTGTTTTGTCTTTAGACTTTATGTAAGTCAGGGTTTGTGATTAATGTAGTTGTAGTGAGATTAAAGCACTTATGAGAGCAGTTGAGGGGTATTACTCTTaacttaaaacaaatgtgtgtaaCAAGTTGATACACAACCTCAACTGAGGAAAAAGTTGgtcaaatttatttagaaaCACCTATTTTGACCAAAGATTGTGCCTCTTTGGTTGCGACctactgtgtctgtgtgttgtaTAACAGTTTAATATGCCTCATTAATTCACAAAGGTCTGTTTCCAACAGGATCCGGCAGGAATCTTTGAGCTGGTCGAGGTTGTTGGCAATGGCACATATGGACAAGTGTACAAGGTGAGCCATGATGCCCGaatcatttataaaaatggTTTAACTCCCATGAAAGACTGAGGTGTATGCCGTTCCCTTTTCGGGTTACAGCAGAAAAGGCTTATTGCTATTTTAGTAGATATTTTCGGCCATCAGGCTGATTAAAAGCTTTAAAGCGGCGGTGACGGGGAGATAAGACCCTATACTCTTATTCTACATTTTCTCACTTCAAAGTGAAGTGAAGAAGCAATTAGCTACGCCTATAATGGGTGAAAGTCGTGAGTTTTCAGAACTTCAAACTTGATCAAGCGGCGTCACAGTAACCTACTTTGGCCTTTTCTGCAGGGGCGTCACGTGAAGACAGGCCAACTGGCCGCCATCAAGGTGATGGATGTcacagaggaggaagaggaggagatcaAAGCAGAAATCAACATGCTGAAGAAATACAGCCACCACCGCAACATAGCCACGTATTACGGTGCCTTTGTCAAGAAGAGTCCACCAGGACACGATGATCAACTCTGGGTATAACTACACTTGTACCTGCCGTGATGTTGTTTTGGGCATATTCAGCTTTattgttcagttcagttcatatttatttcaagCGGTACAACATTTTTACAACATAATTGTGTGTGCGTAGCTGGTGATGGAGTTTTGCGGCGCGGGATCAGTGACCGACCTGGTGAAAAACACCAAAGGCAGCTCTCTGAAGGAGGACTGGATTGCTTACATCTGCAGAGAGATCCTGAGGGTAGGAAGTCGCAGTCGCACCAGTCAAATCAATTATGCAGCTGAAGTCATTACTCAGTGACCAGGTTTGACTTCTTTGTGTGTGAACAGGGCCTTGCTCACCTCCATGCCCATAAAGTGATCCACAGAGACATCAAAGGCCAGAACGTGCTGCTGACGGAGAATGCAGAGGTCAAGCTTGGTATGTCGAGTCAAAGTACTTGGTTTTGCTGAGGTAGTTGTGCTTTGTCCTCTCTTCAATAGTTTATTCCTCTGGTCTGTTTTTCCCTAGTTGATTTTGGGGTAAGTGCTCAGCTGGACAGGACTGTTGGACGGAGGAACACCTTCATTGGAACTCCTTACTGGATGGCACCAGAGGTCATTGCCTGCGATGAGAACCCTGACTCCACCTATGACTACAGGGTAACTCCAGCAGCACTTTTAGCGTATATGTTTGCATATGCTGCAAGAGTAATACATTCAAACTGATGTGTTGTGTGTATTTTACAGAGTGACATTTGGTCCTTGGGGATAACGGCCATTGAGATGGCAGAGGGAGCTCCTCGTAAGTGTTCCCCCTTTTTACCTGCTTGATGTTGGATTAAGTTTTAGTAGTAGGACGTTTATCGTATTCTCAAAGACCTGATGAATGAGTCCGGCTCGCATATGCAGCCTTGTTGGCTG encodes:
- the mink1 gene encoding misshapen-like kinase 1 isoform X5, coding for MSENAPTRSLDDIDLAALRDPAGIFELVEVVGNGTYGQVYKGRHVKTGQLAAIKVMDVTEEEEEEIKAEINMLKKYSHHRNIATYYGAFVKKSPPGHDDQLWLVMEFCGAGSVTDLVKNTKGSSLKEDWIAYICREILRGLAHLHAHKVIHRDIKGQNVLLTENAEVKLVDFGVSAQLDRTVGRRNTFIGTPYWMAPEVIACDENPDSTYDYRSDIWSLGITAIEMAEGAPPLCDMHPMRALFLIPRNSPPKLKSKKCRGST